Below is a genomic region from Diabrotica undecimpunctata isolate CICGRU chromosome 7, icDiaUnde3, whole genome shotgun sequence.
AAATTAtctacttcatctacttcatTCAATTGATTTTCCATCTGATTGTACTCAGGAATAAATAAATCTTCCGCATCGAAATCCAAAGCGCCCAGATCCTTTTTTTAAAAGTCACACACTATATTCTATATAATATACACGATAAACTATACACTTCGGTGGAATTTAcgacaacaaaaaaatataaaaataaaaataccttataaataaataaaaataacacaaaaacctacttttatattataaattactATACTACGATATTACGATATACTATGCTATAGATtaaataagaatataaaaattaaaaatcaaattagACCGAAAAAATGCGAGTTAACCTaacatcaaagaatatagacgctatgcgtctatattctttgtcgCAGTAAAATTTCGATACACAGGACGCCTTTTCTATTGACTTACGCCAGATATTCCAGTTGAGAAAAGCGCCCAgtaattattagattttttaagaGCTTTTTCGGCTATTTCCTGGGGTATGTTATGATCTTTTGTCCATGAAATTCCTGTCTCCATTAAAGTGTACATATTCACCTTagatttttaaataatcttcGTAAGAAAGTACACAATTTCAAGCCTGAGGTGATTGACAAACGTTCGATTACGGATGGGAAGAATATTGTAATATCAAAAGCTATTTAACTGTATTTATAacattataaatttaaaatatattagtatattgtttatattaaattaaaaagaaggAAATGAACAAATGACAAATGGATTGTATTAATGAGATATGAAAAAACAGTTACTAGTTTTTACGAGTATCAGTGAATCGATAATTTATAGCAAATGTGCTTTACGAGGTATCTTAATTATTGTCGTTTTATTggatattttaattaatttttcattaaCTTTAATTGTTTGCATTAAATTTAACGAGGCCCGTGTAATCCGACAACGTCGCAGTAGAGCCGCCGCTGTGCGGTGGGGATTACACTTTCGGAAAAAGCCGTCTCTCGAATTCGACCAGCAGCGACGATCAGTCTCCATCTAAGCACCTCTTAGTGAACACGTCGCCGATGTGAATCGCGTAACGGTAGGCATGTGATCGTGTCCTCGCGACTACGACTTGCCATGAGCCCCGCGTCCGCAGGCAATTTGGAAGTAGAACGCTACATCGGGGCCTGTTTGATTTCGCAAAACCGCGCTAAAAGCAAACCGCAAAGACAAGAACATTATTCGTCAGCACATAGAGATGTAGTGCCGGATATTTACCATCAAAAACACGTTAACTTTCGCTTGCAGAGATGTCATTCGGGCGATGGATGGGCCGGTGGTATGCCCTTGATATCGTTCGCCCAGCATCAGCGGAAGATCCACCACCAAGAAGATTCTTCTTCGTTGGCTAAGTTGGCAGTGCACACCCAAGGCGCGCCCTTGATTCTTACCAAGAGTTATAACCACAGAAAGAATAAGGTACACAGACACAATGGAACGACGAAAATTTTCGAAAACTccaataataagaaaaatattaagtgTCAGAATAGTGTGGACACTGTGAGCGTTACCAGTGATGAGAGTTCCGGTTCCGCTAATTCTGAAACGTGCTTACCGCGGATTATTAAACCGAGAAAAAGACGGAAAAAGGACAGGAAACCTCCTCTACTCGGCAGGCCGCTGAGCCAGGATGGTTTTTCGACAGATAGCGCCAGTCCGGACATAGACAACACTCAACCTAACTATTTATCAATAAGcccatttaatttatttaattttaatccataTGGTGCGTTAATCTTCCCAGAAACTTCAAAGTTAGTAGATCATTTGCATATATTAAATGATATTAGTGAAACTCCCAAACTCCACCACTCGTTCGAAGACATTGAAGAACCGGAAGATATTAAAGACATCAACGGTAACCAGCCTACCAGTATCTGTCAGTGTCGATATTGTGATCCTAGCGGACAAATTTGGGATGTTGACAGGGAATGTTACTCACCATTTCTAACTCCCCCGACAAAGTCTTTCCAATTTCCTAATCTTAATTTGGACGAAATTTCTTATTCTACCCCAATATCCACCAACTGTTTGGAGCACACCCTGTCTTCAATATCTCTAGAAGATGACGACGTTAAGAAGACCCCTACGTCTAGGTCTTCTAGTTCTTCGTCCTGTAGAGATTTGGAAGTTTCGACGGAGATAGTGACTTCCCTGAATGGCCACAGGGATTTGGAGATCAAGTTCTTTTCAACGCCCTGTAATGTGGATAGTGTCAAATCTGGCG
It encodes:
- the LOC140445037 gene encoding uncharacterized protein, translated to MSPASAGNLEVERYIGACLISQNRAKSKPQRQEHYSSAHRDVVPDIYHQKHVNFRLQRCHSGDGWAGGMPLISFAQHQRKIHHQEDSSSLAKLAVHTQGAPLILTKSYNHRKNKVHRHNGTTKIFENSNNKKNIKCQNSVDTVSVTSDESSGSANSETCLPRIIKPRKRRKKDRKPPLLGRPLSQDGFSTDSASPDIDNTQPNYLSISPFNLFNFNPYGALIFPETSKLVDHLHILNDISETPKLHHSFEDIEEPEDIKDINGNQPTSICQCRYCDPSGQIWDVDRECYSPFLTPPTKSFQFPNLNLDEISYSTPISTNCLEHTLSSISLEDDDVKKTPTSRSSSSSSCRDLEVSTEIVTSLNGHRDLEIKFFSTPCNVDSVKSGEVFDNSSRKYPQSEFGVVYEE